Proteins found in one Odocoileus virginianus isolate 20LAN1187 ecotype Illinois chromosome 10, Ovbor_1.2, whole genome shotgun sequence genomic segment:
- the LOC110144578 gene encoding olfactory receptor 5T2-like yields MKNTTEVTLFVLKGLTDNPETQVILFFLFLAIYLFTLIGNLGLVVLVIVHSRLHNPMYYFLSVLSSIDACYSSVITPKVLVDFMSKNKTILLPECATQMFLFTTFGTTECFLLAAMAYDRYVAIYNPLLYSVSMAPRVYVSLIIASYVGGILHASVHTVATFSLSFCASNEIRHVFCDIPPLLAISCSDTHTNQLLLFYFVGSIEIVTVLIVLISYGFILLAILRMPSAEGRRKVFSTCGSHLTGVSIFHGTVLFTYVRPSSSYALDHDMVVSLFYSVVIPMLNPIIYSLRNKDVKEAMKRMFWKI; encoded by the coding sequence ATGAAGAATACCACTGAAGTTACTCTTTTTGTACTGAAAGGTCTCACAGATAATCCTGAAACACAAGTTATCCTGTTCTTCCTGTTTCTAGCAATTTATCTCTTTACTTTGATAGGAAATTTAGGACTGGTTGTATTGGTCATTGTGCATTCCCGTCTCCACAACCCCATGTACTATTTTCTGAGTGTGCTATCATCTATCGATGCCTGCTATTCTTCAGTAATTACACCAAAAGTGTTAGTAGATTTTatgtcaaaaaacaaaaccattttaCTGCCTGAGTGTGCAACACAGATGTTTCTCTTCACTACTTTTGGGACCACAGAATGCTTTCTCTTGGCTGCAATGGCATAtgatcgctatgtggccatctaCAACCCTCTCCTGTATTCAGTTAGCATGGCGCCCAGAGTCTATGTGTCACTCATCATTGCTTCCTATGTTGGTGGCATCCTGCATGCTTCTGTACACACAGTGGCTACTTTCAGCCTCTCCTTCTGTGCCTCCAATGAAATCAGACATGTCTTCTGTGACATCCCTCCCCTCCTTGCTATTTCTTGCTCTGACACCCACACTAACCAGCTTCTGCTCTTCTACTTTGTGGGTTCCATTGAGATAGTCACTGTCCTGATTGTCCTGATCTCCTATGGTTTCATTCTGTTGGCCATTCTGAGGATGCCATCTGctgaagggagaaggaaagtgTTTTCTACATGTGGCTCTCACCTAACTGGAGTGTCCATTTTTCATGGTACAGTTCTCTTCACGTACGTGAGGCCCAGTTCCAGCTATGCCTTGGACCATGACATGGTAGTGTCACTGTTTTACAGCGTTGTGATTCCCATGCTAAATCCCATCATCTATAGTTTAAGAAACAAAGATGTAAAAGAGGCAATGAAAAGAATGTTCTGGAAAATTTGA
- the LOC110144561 gene encoding olfactory receptor 5T2-like, translated as MKNVTEVTSFLLKGFTDNLELQIILFFLFLAIYLITLIGNLGLVVLVIVHSRLHNPMYYFLSVLSSVDACYSSAVIPKMLVDFMSKNKAISFLECATQMFLAVALGTTECFLLAAMAYDRYVAIYNPLLYSVSMAPRVIVPLIIASYVGGILHASVHTVATFSLSFCASNEIRHVFCDIPPLLAISCSDTHTNQLLLFYFVGSIETVTVLIVLISYGFILLAILRMPSAVGRRKVFSTCGSHLTGVSIYHGTILFMYVRPSSSYALNHDMIVSLFYSIVIPMLNPIIYSLRNKDVKEAMKKVFWKNLLYQ; from the coding sequence ATGAAGAATGTCACCGAAGTAACATCCTTTTTACTGAAAGGCTTCACAGACAATCTTGAACTGCAAATCATCTTATTCTTCTTGTTTCTAGCAATTTACCTCATCACATTGATTGGAAATTTAGGACTGGTTGTATTGGTCATTGTGCATTCCCGTCTCCACAACCCCATGTACTATTTTCTGAGTGTGCTTTCGTCTGTGGATGCCTGCTATTCTTCAGCAGTTATCCCCAAAATGTTAGTAGATTTTATGTCAAAGAACAAAGCCATTTCCTTCCTTGAATGTGCAACACAGATGTTTCTTGCTGTTGCTTTGGGGACCACAGAATGCTTTCTCTTGGCTGCAATGGCGTAtgatcgctatgtggccatctacaacccactcctgtattcagTCAGCATGGCGCCCAGAGTCATTGTGCCACTCATCATTGCTTCCTATGTTGGTGGCATCTTGCATGCTTCTGTACATACAGTGGCTACTTTCAGCCTCTCCTTCTGTGCCTCCAATGAAATCAGACATGTCTTCTGTGACATCCCTCCCCTCCTCGCTATTTCTTGCTCTGACACCCACACTAACCAGCTTCTGCTCTTCTACTTTGTGGGTTCCATTGAGACAGTCACTGTCCTGATTGTCCTGATCTCCTATGGTTTCATCCTGTTGGCCATTCTGAGGATGCCATCTGCTGTAGGGAGAAGGAAAGTCTTTTCTACATGTGGTTCTCACTTAACTGGAGTGTCCATTTACCATGGTACAATTCTCTTCATGTATGTGAGACCAAGTTCCAGCTATGCCTTGAACCATGACATGATCGTGTCACTGTTTTACAGTATCGTGATTCCAATGCTGAATCCCATCATTTATAGTTTAAGGAACAAAGATGTAAAAGAGGCAATGAAAAAAGTGTTTTGGAAAAATTTGCTTTATCAATAA